A single Xylanimonas cellulosilytica DSM 15894 DNA region contains:
- a CDS encoding DUF6114 domain-containing protein produces MLLRQRFRQWRQGRPFWGASLTILAGLELFVSSRLDLALGGMVLQFGFAGMQTTIIPLVMVLAGVLVMFQPVHHIFYGVITLALSVYSLVAVNLGGMGVGLVLGVAGSIVVVSWMGRDDVAASPAPPPAGPAASNALADDDAVLLFDDGPPRDSSARWSVAATVSVALAASTLGGGTALGGPCILGFILCNLPTPSESPSPTPSDSEGTGSPEPAPPSPSDLPADAGDGLGDGVGDVVGGVVDGVGDVVGGVVDGVGDVVDDVVGGVGEAAGAADGAADGGTDAAADDGGDAASTDTGLTVDVPQDLPLPDDEALPVVLGGNEDVDVYAVPAELKATDLEISGIQAVALVSVPVGPGSGERRNAIKLVADHVRVTGFHLRTYAGANDRHAGTETTADYVTMDGDATMYITSITLDGPDGNPLTIDADAPPPTLTSLVLAAVNPTVGLLGATSDSQVWSGFHERVWAS; encoded by the coding sequence GTGCTTCTGAGGCAGCGGTTTCGTCAGTGGCGTCAGGGGCGCCCCTTCTGGGGCGCGTCCCTGACGATCCTCGCGGGCCTCGAGCTCTTCGTCTCCAGCCGGCTCGACCTCGCGCTGGGAGGCATGGTCCTGCAGTTCGGGTTCGCCGGGATGCAGACCACGATCATCCCGCTCGTCATGGTGCTGGCCGGGGTGCTGGTGATGTTCCAGCCCGTGCACCACATCTTCTACGGCGTCATCACGCTCGCGCTGTCGGTGTACTCGCTGGTCGCGGTCAACCTGGGCGGGATGGGCGTCGGCCTGGTCCTGGGGGTCGCCGGGTCGATCGTCGTCGTGTCGTGGATGGGGCGGGACGACGTCGCGGCGTCGCCCGCCCCACCCCCGGCCGGTCCGGCCGCGTCGAACGCGCTGGCCGACGACGACGCCGTGCTCCTGTTCGACGACGGGCCGCCGCGCGACTCGTCCGCGCGGTGGTCGGTCGCCGCCACGGTCTCGGTGGCGCTCGCCGCGAGCACCCTCGGCGGCGGTACGGCCCTCGGCGGGCCGTGCATCCTCGGGTTCATCCTGTGCAACCTGCCCACGCCGAGCGAGTCGCCGTCGCCCACGCCGTCGGACTCGGAGGGCACCGGTTCGCCGGAGCCCGCCCCGCCGTCGCCGTCGGACCTGCCGGCAGATGCGGGCGACGGGCTCGGCGATGGGGTCGGCGACGTGGTGGGGGGCGTGGTCGACGGTGTCGGTGACGTCGTCGGCGGCGTCGTCGACGGTGTCGGTGACGTGGTGGACGACGTCGTCGGGGGTGTTGGCGAGGCGGCCGGTGCTGCCGACGGCGCCGCCGACGGCGGGACCGATGCCGCGGCCGACGACGGGGGTGACGCGGCGTCGACGGACACCGGGCTGACCGTGGACGTCCCGCAGGATCTGCCGCTGCCCGACGACGAGGCGCTGCCGGTCGTGCTCGGCGGCAACGAGGACGTCGACGTCTACGCGGTGCCGGCGGAGCTCAAGGCCACCGACCTGGAGATCTCGGGCATCCAGGCGGTCGCCCTGGTGTCCGTCCCGGTCGGGCCGGGCTCGGGCGAGCGGCGCAACGCGATCAAGCTGGTCGCCGACCACGTGAGAGTCACCGGCTTCCACCTGCGCACCTACGCCGGGGCGAACGACCGTCACGCCGGCACCGAGACGACGGCCGACTACGTGACGATGGACGGCGACGCCACGATGTACATCACGTCGATCACGCTGGACGGCCCCGACGGGAACCCGCTGACGATCGATGCCGACGCCCCGCCGCCGACGCTGACCTCGCTGGTGCTCGCCGCGGTGAACCCCACGGTCGGGCTGCTGGGCGCGACCTCGGACAGCCAGGTGTGGTCCGGCTTCCACGAAAGGGTCTGGGCGAGCTGA
- a CDS encoding DUF433 domain-containing protein has translation MTAHEFDMRRVPLYSVAEAARIVGTPSSTLRNWAHGSVYKGLDGNQHVAEALITTTGAGRGPVIPFVGLGEAYVRAAFRAAGVPMQRIRPALARLEKEFGLHQALARERLLTDGAEVLYRYSVEDTPELGELVVVRNGQGVFNEVVEQYLKTITYRDGLVAAIELPQFAPRVVVNPTQNFGQPTHSATGVPIHAIQGRLAAGEPAGEVGADYGISVADVLALAA, from the coding sequence ATGACCGCACACGAGTTCGACATGCGCAGGGTGCCGCTGTACAGCGTCGCCGAGGCCGCGCGCATCGTCGGCACGCCGTCGAGCACGTTGCGGAACTGGGCGCACGGGTCGGTCTACAAGGGTCTCGACGGTAACCAGCACGTCGCCGAGGCCCTCATCACGACAACCGGTGCGGGGCGAGGGCCGGTGATTCCCTTCGTCGGGCTCGGGGAGGCATATGTCCGCGCCGCGTTCCGTGCAGCAGGAGTCCCGATGCAACGGATCCGGCCCGCACTCGCACGTCTGGAGAAGGAGTTCGGTCTGCACCAGGCGCTGGCGCGCGAGCGACTCTTGACCGACGGCGCCGAGGTGCTCTACCGGTACAGCGTCGAGGACACCCCTGAACTCGGGGAGCTGGTCGTGGTGCGCAACGGTCAGGGCGTGTTCAACGAGGTCGTCGAGCAGTATCTGAAGACCATCACCTACCGTGACGGGCTTGTTGCCGCGATCGAGCTGCCGCAGTTCGCCCCGCGCGTCGTCGTCAACCCCACACAGAACTTCGGGCAGCCAACCCACTCGGCTACGGGCGTCCCCATCCACGCCATCCAAGGACGCTTGGCCGCTGGTGAGCCTGCTGGCGAGGTGGGCGCCGACTACGGCATCTCTGTCGCCGACGTCCTCGCACTCGCCGCCTGA